A DNA window from Malus domestica chromosome 12, GDT2T_hap1 contains the following coding sequences:
- the LOC103423167 gene encoding uncharacterized protein yields the protein MESSSSSASSDGLNLKEGSIVDPFLVEALQNPRHRLTILRMELDIQRFLKSPDQQLFEFQHFPTSYLRLAAHRVSQHYGLQTMVQDWGSDGQGNRILVRKTAESKYPAIQLSEIPAKQSENNRHEQIKIVIKPRSDKNNMNGANGAGIKRSPVRSVEERKEEYDRARARIFSSTSSSDSDDTPFQSLTDVKNAFLSRDENESFRNSVVDSEKNLNVKDLGSSYRVAIFRDREKDRTDPDYDRSYERYVRSLPTNQGFNLAPFNMQKVQPQFLQYDAVFSQMPRHQASISYGPPSTPAMSPFCAVGFNQTSRDATYMQWPSASMMYAHSYDQFRQAVIQAPFCHQPLSFHSQNH from the exons ATGGAATCCTCATCTTCTTCAGCTTCCAGCGATGGCCTTAACCTCAAAGAAGGGTCAATCGTTGACCCTTTCTTGGTCGAGGCTCTCCAGAATCCTCGTCACCGACTCACca TTTTGCGAATGGAACTTGATATCCAGAGGTTTCTGAAAAGTCCTGATCAGCAGCTGTTCGAGTTCCAACATTTCCCTACATCCTACCTTCGACTTGCTGCACATCGTGTTTCTCAACACTATGGCTTGCAGACTATGGTTCAGGATTGGGGCTCAGATGGTCAAGGGAATAGGATTTTGGTGAGGAAAACAGCAGAAAGCAAATACCCAGCAATTCAGTTATCCGAAATACCGGCTAAGCAGTCAGAAAACAATAGACATGAGCAGATTAAAATTGTCATCAAGCCCAGGtctgataaaaataatatgaatgGAGCTAATGGAGCTGGGATCAAACGAAGTCCTGTGAGAAGTGTGgaagagaggaaggaggagTACGATCGGGCACGGGCTCGCATCTTTAGCAGCACTAGCAGTTCTGATTCTGATGATACGCCTTTTCAGTCTCTTACGGATGtgaaaaatgcatttttgaGCAGGGATGAGAATGAAAGTTTTAGGAACTCTGTGGTTGATTCAGAAAAGAATTTAAACGTAAAGGATCTTGGTTCTTCATATCGAGTTGCCATTTTTAGAGATAGGGAAAAAGATCGTACTGACCCAGATTATGATCGAAGTTATGAAAG GTATGTCAGGAGTCTTCCTACCAATCAAGGATTTAACTTGGCACCTTTCAATATGCAAAAGGTTCAACCGCAGTTTTTGCAGTACGATGCTGTTTTCTCTCAGATGCCTAGGCATCAAGCTTCAATTAGTTATGGGCCTCCTTCAACCCCAGCTATGAGCCCTTTTTGTGCTGTGGGATTCAATCAGACATCTAGAGATGCTACGTACATGCAGTGGCCAAGTGCTTCAATGATGTATGCACATTCGTATGATCAGTTTAGGCAAGCTGTTATCCAG GCTCCATTCTGTCACCAACCCCTGAGCTTTCATTCACAAAACCATTAA